The genomic interval ATCTCGGTGAGTTGATTACAAATATCCCGTTTGTACCAGACACCCCGCTGGAAGATGGCTGTGGTTCCTGCACTAAATGCCTGGATGCCTGTCCGACCGGTGCCCTTGTGCAAGGCGGACAGCTTAATGCCCAGCGCTGTCTTGCGTTTCTAACCCAAACAAAAGACTTTTTACCGGATGAATTCCGCCCGAAAATCGGTAACTTCATCTATGGGTTTGATACGTGTCAAGTCGTATGCCCGTATAACAAACATGTCGACTTTCACAACCATCCGGAATTTGAGCCGGAGCCTGATGTTGCTAAACCAAAGCTGAAACCGATGCTCAGAATTTCAAACCGGGAATTCAAAGCGACGTTTGGCCATATCGCCGGCTCGTGGCGCGGTAAGAAACCACTACAGCGAAATGCGCTGATTGCACTTGGACATTACAAAGATAAGACGGCTGTCGATGAAGTAATCGCTGTTATGAACAATGATCCGCGTCCGGTGATTCGTGGTACAGCTGCATGGTCACTTGGAAAGATTGGGACAGATGATGGATTTGTTGCAATCAAGGAAGCCATGGACAAGGAGACGGATGAGCAAGTACTAGCCGAAATGGAAAAAGGGCTGGCATTTAAAGAGACGCCAGCCACCTAGCAATTCTGAGGGGAAGCGGTTTTTGTTATGACACTTTATTATGATCAAATAGACACACCAATTGGGACCATGTTCGTTGTTAGCAATGGGAAAGCAATTGTACGGATTGATTATGGTTCATTACGCTTGATGAATAACAAGCTGGCATCGTGGTTAAAACGGTATTTTCCGGATAGCAGGTTAGTCCATAGCCCGGAGCAGGTGAAGCAGGCCAAACATGAACTTCTGGAATATTTTCAAGGTACACGAAAGACATTTTCGTTTCCTTTCAGTTTTTACGGAACACCATTTCAGACACAAGTTTGGCAGGCGCTTTTCAACCTTCTTACGTATGGGGAAACGACTGCGTATAAAGATATTGCACAAGCAATCGGCAACCCTAAAGCGGTGCGTGCTGTAGGGGGTGCCGTCAATAAAAATCCGATATCGATTGTGGTTCCGTGCCACCGTGTAGTAGGTGCGAACGGAAAAATGGTTGGTTACGGCGGCGGACTGGATAAGAAGGAGTTTTTGCTGACGCTGGAAAAAAATCATGAATAACAACTGCTGCAATTAGTGCTTTGGACAATCATTCTCTCCATACATTAGTATTGGAGGGGATTTTTTATGGAAGAAATAAAAGATGTGTGGGTGCAGTTTTTCCAATCGGAGCGCAATGATCAAATGAATTGGTGGCAACGTAAAAAAGAAGTGTACCGGGACCGGGGAGCAGAGATTGTTCGTGTTAGTGGTAAGGGGCAGGCATTCGAAACAATTAGGTATGATAATCGGACAGAATGCCAATATTTGCTGCATATGTCATTTTTGATTAAACAAGGCGATCATTTTATTAGGGAGGAGCAAGTGATTCCGCTTCGATTCCAGTTGGAAGATGGGCAAGTCACCGAACATCGCAGGACTGAAATGACTTCTCCAAAAGAAACAACACATCCCAGTATAAACGCCACGGGAGGTCATCGGTCACAACAGCGGTTTTCCTACGACCGGCGTGCAGCTGTCCAGTATGCTGAACGGTGGTGGAACAGTTACAATCCGGCATACAGGACGTTTGATGTCGACTGCACCAATTACGTATCACAATGCATGCGAGCTGGAGGTGCTCCTATGCGCGGAGCCCCTGATCGTAGCAATGGCTGGTGGTATAAGGATGACAATTGGAGTTACAGCTGGGCAGTGGCACATTCATTACGTTGGTATTTGAGCGGTTCTACTACAGGGTTAAAAGGCAAAGAATTGGAGTCGGCAAGTGAACTTATTCCCGGTGATATTATTTGCTATGATTTTGAAGGTGATGGCAGATGGGATCATAATACGATTGTTGTAGCAAAAGATGCGGATGGCATGCCGCTTGTCAATGCGCATACAAACAACAGTCGCCACAGATATTGGTCATACGAAGACTCACTCGCTTGGACATCAGATACACGATATAAATTTTTCCGGATAGGTGAGTAATGGTATAATAATAGCGTTGCTTGAAAAGTTTAATGAGGAAAGAGGAGAATAATCGTGAGTCTGCATATTGTTCTATACCAGCCAGAAATACCCGCGAACACAGGGAATATTGCCAGGACTTGCTTGGGAACCGGTGCAACGTTGCACTTGGTTCGTCCGTTGGGTTTCTCAACTAGTGATAAAATGGTTCGTCGTGCGGGCTTGGACTACTGGCAGTCCGCTGATGTCCGGGAACATGATTCCATTGAGGACGTATATGCCAATTACCCAAATGGCACATTCTATTATATTGAAAACGTTGGTTCTAATTATTATGCCGATTATGACTTCAGCAATCCCGAAACGGATATGCTGTTTGTATTCGGCCGGGAAGGTTCCGGATTTCCACCGGATTTTCTGGTAGGGAAAGAGGAGCAATGTTTACGGATTCCAATGCGTGATCAAATACGATCATTGAATTTGTCGAATTCGGCTGCTATTATTATTTTTGAAGTGTTGCGGCAACAAGGTTTTCCGGGAATGGCTTAGTTTATCGTGTCATGCAAAAAGGTGAATCCTTTATTAGTGGGGGTTTTTCTACTATTCGTTTCACCTCTTGAGGCTATCATAGGTTTTTTGTTCTATATGTAATAAAGAAGCATCGGCTGATATGCCGATGCTTTCTTATTACCCGGGAGATGATCGATTTCGTTTGGTCTCTTTTACTGGTTCTTTTTAGGTACCCCTGGTTTTGCTTCATATCCTGAAGTGAAACAGGAAACGAGGAAAGTTATGATGACGCCTATTATTAATGCAAGCTTCAAGGAACACCCTCCTTTTTATGCTTCGTAAACGTATGTGTTCACATCTTAGTATGTCTTTATTATACAGAATTATAGCTAGGATGTGAACTACAATCCTATTGTTTGTCAAATTGTCATATTATACGAATTGTTTTATTTTTAAAACTCCCTTATCACTTATTGTTTATGCCCGTAAAATAGAGTATATTAGTTGATGAACATGAAGCAGAGGTCTATAATAAAGATGGATATGAAAGGCCGTTACATAACGGGGATAAAGTTATCTTCTAATGGGGGTTTTAGACGTGGCACAAAGTGAAGAATCCCAAGAAAGATTCTGGGAGAGTTTTCATGGTCCAAACATGGGTTATATTGAGGAACAGTATGAATTATACAAGGAGAACCCGGCAGCAGTAGATTCTTCATTGAAGGAACTGTTTGACAAACATGGTGCCCCTGACCATGTACGTCGTGAAAAGGGATCTTCCCAACAAGTTACGCAATCGGGGCCAGCAATAGGAGATGTCAAAAAGCTAACCTCAGCAATGAAACTTGTTGAGGCTATTCGTCGTTTTGGGCATATGGAATCCGACATTTACCCGGTAGGACGAGACGAACGGGAAACGAATTTAGTCAAGCCGGAGACATATGGATTGACGGAAGCGGATTTACGGAGTATACCTGCTTCCTGGCTTTGGGAGCAAGCGCCAAGTGGTGTTGATGATGGATTAGAGGTTATCGAGCGGCTAAAAGCGCTATATTCCGGTACGATTACGTTTGAATACGACCATGTTAATAATGATGACGAACGGGCATGGCTTCTGGATTATATTGAATCAGCCAGGTTTAATAAAGGGGTTACTGATGACAAGAAGACGGAACTCTTACGGCGTTTGATAGAGGTAGAGAATTTTGAGGAATTTTTGCAGAAAACGTTCGTCGGTCAGAAGCGGTTTTCCATTGAAGGCCTGGCATCAATGGTCCCAATGCTTGACGAGGTAG from Lentibacillus cibarius carries:
- the queG gene encoding tRNA epoxyqueuosine(34) reductase QueG, which translates into the protein MNTQQLKQEIIDYSKEIGIDKIGFASADVFEGLKERLKRQQSLGYQSGFEKGSVEERTEPDRLLPEAKSIISIALAYPSRIKNGPKSTKEERRGVFCRASWGVDYHKVLRDKLEKLSAFIVDKIPEASTKVMVDTGELSDRAVAERAGIGFSGKNTAIITPEFGSYVYLGELITNIPFVPDTPLEDGCGSCTKCLDACPTGALVQGGQLNAQRCLAFLTQTKDFLPDEFRPKIGNFIYGFDTCQVVCPYNKHVDFHNHPEFEPEPDVAKPKLKPMLRISNREFKATFGHIAGSWRGKKPLQRNALIALGHYKDKTAVDEVIAVMNNDPRPVIRGTAAWSLGKIGTDDGFVAIKEAMDKETDEQVLAEMEKGLAFKETPAT
- a CDS encoding methylated-DNA--[protein]-cysteine S-methyltransferase; translation: MTLYYDQIDTPIGTMFVVSNGKAIVRIDYGSLRLMNNKLASWLKRYFPDSRLVHSPEQVKQAKHELLEYFQGTRKTFSFPFSFYGTPFQTQVWQALFNLLTYGETTAYKDIAQAIGNPKAVRAVGGAVNKNPISIVVPCHRVVGANGKMVGYGGGLDKKEFLLTLEKNHE
- a CDS encoding amidase domain-containing protein, which gives rise to MEEIKDVWVQFFQSERNDQMNWWQRKKEVYRDRGAEIVRVSGKGQAFETIRYDNRTECQYLLHMSFLIKQGDHFIREEQVIPLRFQLEDGQVTEHRRTEMTSPKETTHPSINATGGHRSQQRFSYDRRAAVQYAERWWNSYNPAYRTFDVDCTNYVSQCMRAGGAPMRGAPDRSNGWWYKDDNWSYSWAVAHSLRWYLSGSTTGLKGKELESASELIPGDIICYDFEGDGRWDHNTIVVAKDADGMPLVNAHTNNSRHRYWSYEDSLAWTSDTRYKFFRIGE
- a CDS encoding tRNA (cytidine(34)-2'-O)-methyltransferase; the protein is MSLHIVLYQPEIPANTGNIARTCLGTGATLHLVRPLGFSTSDKMVRRAGLDYWQSADVREHDSIEDVYANYPNGTFYYIENVGSNYYADYDFSNPETDMLFVFGREGSGFPPDFLVGKEEQCLRIPMRDQIRSLNLSNSAAIIIFEVLRQQGFPGMA